The Horticoccus luteus DNA window GCGGCGGTCATGACCGCCGAACATTTGTGTGGGAAGTGGATGCAGAGGAAGCGGCGGAGGACGGAGTCGTCGAGCTCGGCTGGATCGGCGCGCGGGTGATCGGGCAACTCGCCGCGTTCGCCGCGGCAGATGAGGGTGGTCTCGCGTTTCAGGGTTTCGATTTCGGCGGCGGAGAACGCGTCCTCGAGCACGAGGTAGCCGTTGGCGGCGAAGAAGCGCTGGACGGCCGCGGGATCGGCGTCGGGCGAGAAGTAGCCGGTCGGGCGGACGGCGGGAAAATCGCTGCGGCGGGTGCCGGCGAAACCGCCGGTGTCAACGACGAGGGAAGGGGCGGCGGGTGTTTCCAAGATTGCAGAGCTCATGCGAGGGCATACCTATTAGCACACAATGCCGCGTGCCGGTAGCCTTGGCGGGCTCAAAAACATACCTAAAAGTCTTCGCAGCGCGCGTTCGCCGCGGGTGTATTTCGGCGATGTGATCTACGAACCGGGAGGGACGTGCGGGCCGCGGGTGCAGTTGGATTACCAATTGGTGGTCGTGCTGGAAGGTGAGGCGCGAGTGGACGTCGATGGCCGCGCGCGCCGCGTGGCGGCCGGCGAGGTGGGGTTGTTTCGGCCGGGCGGAAGGGAGTTTTTTCAACTCTCGCTCGCACAAAAGACGCATCACACGTGGTGCGCGGTGCATCCGGCGGTGGTGGGACGGGATCTGGCGGAGGCGTGTGGGCGGGCGCCGGCGGTGGTGCGCGTGACGCGCCGCTTCGAGCAGTTGATGGAGTTGGGGCTGGGCTTGCCGCGCGACACGGGCGAACACTCGCCGGGACTCGCGGAGGCATTGGGGCTGGCCGCGTTGCACGAGTATGTTTTTAGCGCGACCCGGCAGGCGCGGGGCGAGACGGAGGAGCCGGACGCGTTGCGGCGGGTGCTCGAGTGGATCGGCCAGGCGGGGGAGCACGCCGTCGACCTGCCGACGCTGGCGGCGGAGGCGTGCGTCTCGCGGGCGCAGTTGGTGAAACTGTTTCGCGAGCATCTGGGGACCACGCCGATCCGATTTGTGTGGGAAACGCGCACGCGGCGCGGGGCGCAAATGTTGCGCGAGACGGGGTTGACCGTGGGCGAGGTGGCGTATCGCTGCGGGTTCCAGACGCCGTTTCATTTTTCGCGCTGGGTGAAGGAATTGTTTGGGGTGGCGCCGCGCGCGTTGCGGGCGCAGGCGTGGCGCGGGTGAGGCAAACGAGGGCCGCGCGGAGGAGCGGCGAGTTTGCATTTGCCGAGGTCGGAGGAGCGGACCATATCAGGCGGTTCCACTCGCCGCCACCATGCTCAAAGCCGTCTTTCGCACCATCGCGTTTCTCGCGATTCTTTTCATCATGCTCTATGTGGGCATGAACAACACGCACGACATCAAGTTCTTCTTCCCGCTCGCGGGGACGACGGAGAAAACGCCCATTCACGCGTCCGCGGCGTTGATTTATTTCGGGGTGTTCGCGATCGGCGTGCTGGGCGGCACGGTGCTGACGGTGGGCACCGGCAGCGGCCGGGGCGGGCGCTCGGCGAGCAAAGCAAAGTAAGGCGGCACGCGCGGGCGTCGTCGGAGGGCCGCGAGGCCGGTCGACGGCGCGGTGGGCGTGGTTTAGCGCAAGCAGCGCCGCAGATTGTCGCAGACGATCGCGGCGGCGAGGGCGGCGTTGAGCGATTCGGCGCGGCCGTGGCGGGGGATCGTGAGAAACTCCGTGACGAGCGCGCGGACGGCGGGGGAGAGCCCGCGGCCTTCACTGCCGATCACGATCACGGCATCGCGAGGCGGCGCCCACGTGTGCACATCCGTGCCGGCGAGATCGCAGCCGAAGATTGCTGCGGACGTGGTGTCGAGAGCGGCCGCGAGGTCGACGGTGCTGACGCGCACGCGGGCGAACGAGCCCATGCTCGCGTTAATCGTTTTTTGGTGAAACAGGTCGGCGCAGTCCGCCGAGAGCAGCACGCGGTCGAGGGCAAACCAGTCGGCGAGGCGCAGGAGCGTGCCGACGTTGCCGGGATCCTGCACGCCGTCGAGTGCCAGGGTGAGGCCGCGATCAAGTTCGCGTGGGGCGAGGTCGAGGCGGCGCAGCGGGCCGACCGCGAGAATGGTGGAGGGCGTGGGAAAATGGCTGGCGCGCGCCATCTCGTCGGGCGTGATGCGGGTGACGGTGGGGTTGCGGGGTGAGGGCACCCCGCCCACAGGGGGCTGCGTGGGGGTGGACGGTTGTGAGGTAAGTTCGGAGGTGGGGCTGCGGGGTGAGGGCACCCCGTCCACATCCGGAGGCGTCAGCGTGAGGGATGGCGGTTCAGGCCAATCGGGGGTGGCGTAGAGTTCGGTGAAAACGGTGCCGGCGGCGAGTAGTTCGCCGACGACTTTTTCGCCTTCGACGACGAACGAGCCGAGCGCTTCGCGGTGTTTCTTTTCGCGCAGGGAGCGGAGGCGCTGGACGGCGGCTTTGGTGAGCACGGCGCAGCATGGAGCGGCGCGAGCGGCGGCGGCAAGCGCGACGACTAGCGGCCGGCGGGCGCGCGTGGTGGCGGTAAAGCGTGAATGTTCGCGCGCGGGCGAGGCGTTTTGTGCGGCGGTTGCTTGCAGTGGCGGCGCGGGGCGTTTCATCGTGCGGGCGTTACCCAACCTATGAAAACTTCCCTCCAGTGGGGCATCCTGAGCACCGGGCGGATCGCGGGCATTTTCGCGCGCGGTGTCGCTCATTCGCAATCCGGGCAACTCGCCGCCGTCGGCAGTCGCTCCCTCCCGGCGGCGAAGAAATTTGCGCAGGAATTCGGGGTGGCGCGGGCGCACGGCAGTTATGAGGCGCTCCTCGCGGATCCGGGCGTGGAGGCGGTTTATATTGCGACGCCGCATCCGCTGCACGTCGAGTGGATCGTGCGGGCGGCGGAGGCGGGGAAACATGTGTTGTGCGAAAAGCCACTCGGACTGAATTACGCGGAGGCGATGGTGGCGGAGGCGGCGTGCCGCGCGCATGGCGTGGTGTTGATGGAGGCGTTCATGTATCGATGCCATCCGCAGACGGCGAAGGTCGTGGAGCTCGTGCGCAGCGGCGCGATCGGGGCGGTGCACGCGGTGCAGGCGACGTTCAGTTTCGATGCGGGCTTCAACGCGGAGCACCGGCTGTGGAGCAACGCGCTCGGTGGCGGCGGCATGCTGGATGTGGGCTGCTATCCGGTGTCGTTCGCACGGTTGATTGCAGGTGCGGCGGCGGGGCAGGCGTTTCTCAATCCGGTGCAGGTGAGTGGCGCCGCGCAACTGCACCCGGAGACGGGCGTGGATCTTTACGCGGCGGGGACGATGAAGTTTGCGACCGGGTTTATCGCGCAGGTGGCGGCGGGGATCAGTCTCGGGCAGGATTCGTCGGCGCGCATTTACGGGCGCGAGGGGTGGATTCATGTGCCGTCGCCGTGGATTCCGCCGAGCGAGGGCGAGGTGGGGAAAATCTTTGTGCACAAAGGCGGCGCGGTGGAGGAGATCGCGGTCGCCACGCCGGAGCATCTCTACGGGCTGGAGGCGGACGCGTTTGCCGCGGCGCTCGCGCGCGGCGCGCAGGATGTGCCGCAGATGAGCGTGGCGGATACGCTGGGCAACCTGGCGGCGCTCGACGCGTGGCGCGAGGCGGCGGGACTCGTTTACGAGAGCGAGCGGCCGGAGACGTTTCTGCACACGCACACGCGCCGGCCTCTGGCCAAGCGCGCGGACGCGCCGATGCGTTACGGACGGATCGAGGGGCTCGCGTTGCCGGTGTCGCGACTGCCGATGGGCTGCGACAACCAGACGACGATGGCGCACGGCGCGGCGGTGTGGGACGACTACGTCGAGCGCGGCGGCAACACGTTTGACACGGCGTATGTTTACGGCGGCGGGTTGCAGGAGAAGCTGCTCGGGCAATGGATCCGCAACCGGGGCGTGCGTTCGCAGGTGGTCGTGATGGCCAAGGGGGCGCACACGCCGTTCTGCACGCCGGAGTGGCTGACGCGTCAGCTCGAGGAATCGATGGCGCGGCTGCAAACCGACTACGTGGACTTGTATCTCATGCACCGCGACAATCCCGAGGTGCCGGTGGGCGAGTTCGTCGACGTGCTCAACGCGCACGTGCGCGCGGGGAAAATCAAGGTGTTCGGCGGCTCGAACTGGACGATCGAGCGCATGGCGGCGGCGAACGAGTATGCGCGGCGCAAGGGCGTGCAAGGCTTCGGGGTGTTGAGCAATAATTTCAGTCTCGCGCGGATGGTGGACCCCGTGTGGGGCGGTTGCATCAGCGCGAGCGATGCGGCGACGCGGCGGTGGCTGACGGAGACGCAGACGCCGTTGCTGGCGTGGTCGAGTCAGGCGCGCGGATTTTTCACGGAGCGCGCGGGCCGCGACAAGCTCGGCGACGAGCAGCTCTCGCGGTGCTGGTATGCGGAGGACAACTGGCAGCGGCGCGAGCGGGCTTACGCGTTGGCGAAGGAGAAAGGCGTTTCGCCGATCAACATCGCGGCGGCGTATGTGCTGCACCAGCCGTTCCCCACGTTTGCGTTGATCGGTCCGCGGGTGATCAGCGAGACGGTGAGTTCAATGCCGTGCCTCAAGGTGAGCCTCACGCCGGAGGAAGTGGCGTGGTTGAACCTCGAGCGCGACACGGTGTAAGCGCGCGAGCAGGGAGGCGCTGACGCGTTCCGCTCCGGCGGAACGCGGGCGAGCGCGGCGGCGATTTGGGTTTGGCGGCGGCGCGGGCGACGCACAGAATGGAGGCATGACATGCTTTCGTTCGCTGGCGCTGATTCTCATGTGGGCGGCGTTGTCGGCTGGCGCGATGCGTGGCGCCGAAGTGCGGGCGGTGGCATCGCCGGAGCGGTCAGCACCATCGGAGGTGAGGAGCGCGGCAACCGTCGATCACTCGCCGGCGGCGCCGGTGGCGCAGGCGTTAACGGCGGTGACGGGGATCGCGATTTCGCCGCTGTTGGGGACGAGCGCGTATGGCGCGTATCAGTGGTTTCGGGCGAAGGACGACGCGGCGCGAGCGAAGCTCCCGTGGTTCGCGCAATGGTATTTTTTTGCCCCGGCGCTGCTGCTGGTCGGCGCGTGTGCGGCGAAGGACGCGCTCGGAGCGATTGTGCCACCCGGGTTGAAGAAGCCGTTGGATATGCTGGAAACCGTGGAGAATAAAATCAGCGGGCTGATCGCGGCGGGAGCGGTCGTGCCGATTCTGATGATGACGGCGGCGCAGGCGGGACAATCGACGCCGGTCGCGGCGGGCGGCGGCGGAGCAAGTGCGCTGGCGATGGTGCATTTCGGCGCGGCCGACGGCCGCTGGCTCCTGGGCGCGGCGGCGGTGGCGGTGGCGATCGTGACTTTCGGTTTCGTGTGGATGGCGTCGCACGCGATCAACGTGTTGATTTTGCTGAGCCCGTGGGGGGCGGTGGACGCGGCGTTGAAGAGTTTGCGCACGGGGCTCATGGGGCTGCTCGCGTTGACGGCGATCATCAACCCGTGGGCGGGCGCGGCGCTCGCGGTCGCGATCATCGTGGTGGCGTATTTTCTGGCGGGCTGGGCGTTCCGGCTGACGACGTTCGGGTCGGCGTTTTGCTGGGATTTCTTCACGCTGCGGCGCACGCGGTTTCACGTGGCGGACGAAGCGAACGCGATGTTTGCGGGCGGCAACCTGCCGGAGGTGCCGGCACGGACCTACGGACGGTTGCGGCGAGAGGAGGACGGCTCGCTGGTCTTTGCGTTCAAGCCGTGGCTCGTGCTGCCGGAGCGGCGGGTGCCGCTGCCGACGAACGCGTTGTATATTGGACGCGGGTTGTTCTTTTCGGCGATCGTGACGGAGGAAGGGCGTTCGTATCTACTCCTGCCGCCGCGGTATCGCGGACATGAGAGGGCGGTGCTCGATGTGTATAAATTCGTGTCGGTGCAGGACGCAGGTCTGCGGCGGGCGTGGAGTGTGCTGGGCGAGCTGTTTGGCGGCGCGGCGGCGAAGACCCAAATCATGTGACGTGCCGCGGCAGGAGCGGCGGGCGCGCGTCACTGCGGCGCGTGGATCGTACGGGATTTCGACGGGACGACGGCGGGAAAAGGCACGCCGAATAACGCGGGGTGTTCCTGAGCGCTGCGATCGGCGTCGGGCGCGAGATGGCGAAAGACATCGTCGAAGCGCAGGCTGCACTGGAGGCGACGCTGTGTTTTGCTGTCGATCTTGGGATTGAGCACGAAGAC harbors:
- a CDS encoding AraC family transcriptional regulator, whose protein sequence is MIYEPGGTCGPRVQLDYQLVVVLEGEARVDVDGRARRVAAGEVGLFRPGGREFFQLSLAQKTHHTWCAVHPAVVGRDLAEACGRAPAVVRVTRRFEQLMELGLGLPRDTGEHSPGLAEALGLAALHEYVFSATRQARGETEEPDALRRVLEWIGQAGEHAVDLPTLAAEACVSRAQLVKLFREHLGTTPIRFVWETRTRRGAQMLRETGLTVGEVAYRCGFQTPFHFSRWVKELFGVAPRALRAQAWRG
- a CDS encoding TrmH family RNA methyltransferase, producing the protein MLTKAAVQRLRSLREKKHREALGSFVVEGEKVVGELLAAGTVFTELYATPDWPEPPSLTLTPPDVDGVPSPRSPTSELTSQPSTPTQPPVGGVPSPRNPTVTRITPDEMARASHFPTPSTILAVGPLRRLDLAPRELDRGLTLALDGVQDPGNVGTLLRLADWFALDRVLLSADCADLFHQKTINASMGSFARVRVSTVDLAAALDTTSAAIFGCDLAGTDVHTWAPPRDAVIVIGSEGRGLSPAVRALVTEFLTIPRHGRAESLNAALAAAIVCDNLRRCLR
- a CDS encoding aldo/keto reductase — encoded protein: MKTSLQWGILSTGRIAGIFARGVAHSQSGQLAAVGSRSLPAAKKFAQEFGVARAHGSYEALLADPGVEAVYIATPHPLHVEWIVRAAEAGKHVLCEKPLGLNYAEAMVAEAACRAHGVVLMEAFMYRCHPQTAKVVELVRSGAIGAVHAVQATFSFDAGFNAEHRLWSNALGGGGMLDVGCYPVSFARLIAGAAAGQAFLNPVQVSGAAQLHPETGVDLYAAGTMKFATGFIAQVAAGISLGQDSSARIYGREGWIHVPSPWIPPSEGEVGKIFVHKGGAVEEIAVATPEHLYGLEADAFAAALARGAQDVPQMSVADTLGNLAALDAWREAAGLVYESERPETFLHTHTRRPLAKRADAPMRYGRIEGLALPVSRLPMGCDNQTTMAHGAAVWDDYVERGGNTFDTAYVYGGGLQEKLLGQWIRNRGVRSQVVVMAKGAHTPFCTPEWLTRQLEESMARLQTDYVDLYLMHRDNPEVPVGEFVDVLNAHVRAGKIKVFGGSNWTIERMAAANEYARRKGVQGFGVLSNNFSLARMVDPVWGGCISASDAATRRWLTETQTPLLAWSSQARGFFTERAGRDKLGDEQLSRCWYAEDNWQRRERAYALAKEKGVSPINIAAAYVLHQPFPTFALIGPRVISETVSSMPCLKVSLTPEEVAWLNLERDTV